Part of the Synechococcus sp. HK01-R genome is shown below.
TCCACAATCCGTGCCAATCGGGTGGAGATCACGTTCAGTAGAGCGCCGATGCCGGCAAGAAGGAACACCGGAGCCACCGAAAGCTGAATCGCCTTGGAAAGCGTCTCCGGTTGCATCACCATCAGATCCTCTAGACCTGCACCATCTTCACTATGGCCACCATGCTCTGGCTCAAACGCTGGAATTTCATTGAGCGCGCCAAGTTGGAGCGTGAGCTTTGGGAGGCTTTTGAGGCTCGCGAGAACCTTGAGGCTAAGATTGAGGAACTGCAGGCCTGGATCGGTGCTGCGGAACCGTCGGAGCCCACCCTGGCGGATCAGCGCTTCCGTCTGGAGGTCTGGACCACCACGTTGGCGCGGATCCGCAAGATCGAAGCGATGATGGCTGGGAAACGGCGCTGAGTGTCCTCAGCAGCGTCGCCATTCAGTAACGCCACCCGGCTTATCGATGAGCTCGATCCCTTGGCCCGTCAGTTCGGCGCGGATCCGATCGGCTTCGGCGAAATCCTTGGCCTGTTTCGCTGCCTGACGAGCGGCAATCGCCGCTTCGATGGCGCTGGGGTCGCAGGATTCGGCATCTTCAGGCTCCAGCCCCGATGCCTCCGAGCGCAATCCGAGCACCCCGGCAAGCTCCCGCAACAACAACCAGCGCTGCTCCAAAAGGGGCTGCTCGTCATCGGTTTGCTCGGGAATGTCACCGCGATCAAGGCGATTGGCAAGCCCGCGCAGGGGTCTGGCAAGGTCGAACAGCACGGCCAGAGCGCCTGAACTGTTGAGGTCATCGTCCATGGCGTCGATGAAGCGTTGGCGTGCGCCCAGCAACGGCTCATCTGAGAACGTCATCTGACCGGGGATCTGCTCGATCGTGATCGCTCCCTCCGGCAGGGGCGCGGGCTCCCGCCATCCCAGGCTGGAAGCATGGTGTTCGCCCAGCCCGAGGGCAGCGTTGAGACCCTTCCAACCTGTGGTGGCCGCCTCCAGTGCTTCCGCTGTGAAGTCGAGCGGTTTGCGGTAGTGGGCCTGCAAGACGAACAGACGCAGGGTCATGGCGGAGATTCCGCTCTCCAGCAGGGCCCTGATGGTGGTGAAGTTACCCAGCGACTTGCTCATCTTTTCGCCCCCCACGTTCACCATGCCGTTGTGCAGCCACACCTGGGCCAGCTCCTTGCCGGTGGCAGCCTCCGATTGCGCGATCTCGTTCTCGTGGTGGGGGAAGACCAGGTCGGCGCCACCCAGGTGAATGTCGATCGTCTCCCCCAATTCCTCCCGCACCATCGCTGAACACTCGATGTGCCAGCCCGGTCGCCCCTCGCCCCAGGGTGAGGGGAAGCTGGGTTCGTCGGTTTTGGCGCCCTTCCAGAGGGCGAAATCGAAGGGGTGTTGCTTACGGGCTTCTTCGGCATCGGCGACGCGGCCGTCGGCATTGGTCTGTTGTTCACTGAGATCGCGGCCGCTGAGCTTGCCGTATCCGGCGTGTTTCATCACAGCGAAATACACATCACCATCAGCGGAATAAGCGGCTCCTTTGGCCTCAAGCTCACTGATGAAGGCGCGGATGCCATCGAGGCAGCGGGTGGCCCGGGGCATGCGGTCGGGCCGCAGAATCCCGAGGGCATCCATATCGGTATGGAAAGCCGCGATGTTGCGCTCGCTCACCGCATCCATCGAGCTGTTTTCTTCGGCTGCGCGTTTGAGAATCTTGTCGTCGATGTCGGTGAAGTTCTGCACGAAGGTCACCGCATACCCACGCCAGATCAGATAGCGACGCAGGACGTCCCAGTTGATGTAGCTGCGGGCATGGCCCAAATGGCAGAGGTCGTAGACCGTCACACCGCAGCAGTAAATGCTCACCTGGTCCTCCCTCAGCGGCTGGAAGGTTTCCGTGCGGCGGGTGAGAGTGTTGGTGAACCGCAGGGGCACAGGGCAAGCGCAGTGGGCTGGGGGGAGGCTACGGCGTGGGGCTTACTTCGCCTCCATCCAATTCGCGCCCACGCCGGTTTCCACCAGGAGTGGCACGCTCAGCTGCAGGGCGTTTTCCATGGTCTGCACGACGAGGGTGCGCACGCTGTCCAGGGCCGAGGGATCCACCTCCAGCACGAGTTCGTCGTGCACCTGCAGCAGCAGGCGTGCCGGTAACCCTTGTTGGTCTAAAGCGGTCTGCAGCTGAATCATGGCCAGTTTGATGATGTCGGCGCTGGAGCCTTGAATCGGTGCGTTGGCGGCGGCGCGCAGCTGCTGCGCCTCCATGCCTCCCCGCCGTGCCACATCGAGATCGATGTCCAGTGGATCCTTGCCAAGCAGTCGGCCGAGCCCATTGCGATCGAAGTGGAAGGGCCGGCGCCGGCCCAGGATTGTCTCGACGTAGCCGCGACTCAGCGCCAGACGCTCCTGGAGTTCCAGGAAGGCAAACACCTTCGGATAACGGTGCCGGTATTTGCTGAGGAACTCCTTGGCTTCCGCCTGGTTCACGCCGGTTTCCCGCGCGAACCGTTGGGCACCCATGCCGTAGATCACCCCGAAATTGATGGTCTTGCCCAGGCGGCGCTCATCGCTGCTCACCTCGGGTTTGTCGAGCAGCACTCTGGCCGTGAGTGCATGCACGTCATCACCATCTCGGTAGGCCTGCTGCAGCACCTCCTCACCGGAGAGATGGGTAAGGATGCGGAGCTCGATTTGGGAGTAATCAGCACTCAGCAGCTTCCAGCCTTCTTGGGGCAGGAACGCCTTGCGGATTCGGCGGGAGAACTCCGTCCGCACGGGGATGTTTTGCAGGTTGGGATTGCTGCTGCTCAGTCGACCTGTGGCGGTGACCGCCTGGTTGAAATCGGTGTGAACGCGGGCGGTTTCCGCTTCAACCAGCTGGGGCAGGGCATCCACGTAGGTGCTCTTGAGCTTGCTGAGCATCCGATGCTCCAGCACTAGGGGGACCACCGGATGGTCGGCTTCCAGTTTCTCCAGTACGGCTGCATCGGTGCTGAAGCCCGTTTTCGTGCGGCGCGATTTCTTGCGGTCGAGGCCAAGGGTCTCGAAGAGCAATTCGCCGAGCTGCTTTGGAGAGGCGAGGTTGAAGTCAACTCCCGCAGCTTGCTTCGCCTCCGCTTCCAGTCGTTCCAGGGTCTGGCCCATCTCGGAGGAGAGCTCCGCCAGATAGGGGGTGTCGATGCGGATCCCCGTGGCCTCCATCAGCGCCAGCACTGGCTCAAGGGGGAGTTCCACCCGCTCGAGCAGCTCGGTCAGCTGGGGACCCATCACCTCCAGGCTGTGGCGCAGATCGATGGCCAGGCGTCGCGTGAGGTGCACGTCCATGCCGCAGTAAAGGGCGGCCTGATCGACGGGGACGTCCGCGAAGCAGCTGGCCTTCCCCTCCTTTGCCTTGCCCACCAGATCGCTGAATAGCGTGGGGCGGAAGCCGTAGTCGCGCTCGGCCATCGCATCAAGGCCGTGCTTAGCCGCTGCATCACGTAGATAGTCCGCCAGCAGGGTGTCCATCACCACGCCGCCAAGGGGGAGGCCATGGCGCAACAGGATCAGACGGTCATATTTGGCGTTCTGGAGGGCCTTGGGATGCTCGGGGCTGGCCAGCCACGGTGCCAGTTGCTCGAGCACCGTTTCAAGCGGCAGCTGTTGGAGGCTTTTGGAACTCTCGGGGCTGTTGGCAATGTCGAGGCTGTTGTCAATGTCGAGGCCGGGTTCTGTAGGCGGGGTGTGTCCCACCGGGATGTAGGCCAGGTCGCTGAGTTCAGCTCCCCAGCAGACCCCGATCCCGACCAATTGGGCTTTAAACGGGTTCAGGTCACTGGTCTCGGTGTCGAGGGCCACCGGGGCTTCGGGGGTGCGGCAGGCCATCAGTCGCTCGATCAGGGCGCTGAGTTGTGCCGGGCTGGTGATCAGCTGGGGGGCTAGGGCCGGGAGGCTGGCTCCGTCGACAGCCGCAGCCGTGTTGCTGTCGGGCACTGTGTCGACTGGGGGGCTGGAGTTGACGGAGGGTTTTGAGGAATGCTCCGTTGTCTCCAGCAGATGGCCATTCGCCGTCAGGCCGCCGCTTGAGAAGGTCGCCACGAAAGTGGGCACCTGGCGGACCAGGCTGTTGAGCTCAAGCTCTTTCAGGCGGGTGGTGAGCGTTTCGGCATCCACCGTGCCCAGATCGAGCTCAGGATCCTCTGGCAGGGGAATGTCCACAAGGATCTCCGCCAGTTTGCGCGAGAGGTAAGCGTTGTCGCGATCGGCGCTGAGCTTGCCCTTCAGGGCACCCTTGATGGCACCTCGGCTGGCTTTCGCCCCTTCGGCCTCCACTTCCTCCAGCACCCGGTAGACGCCATCGAGGTCGCCGTTTTCCTTGAGCAGATTGATGGCGGTCTTGGGGCCGACGCCCTTCACTCCGGGGATGTTGTCGGAGCTATCGCCTGTGAGGGCCTTCAGGTCCACCACGGAGGTGGGATGCACGCCCAGCTTCGCCTCCACGCCGGCTTCGTCGATCAACGTGGGGCCGCTGTTTTTGGCATATGGGCCACCGCCCATGTAGAGCACTGCGATGTCGCGCTGGTCATCCACCAGCTGGAACAGGTCTCGGTCGCCGCTGAGGATTCGCACGCGCCAGCCATCGCCTGCGGCGCGATTCGCCAGGGTGCCGAGCACGTCATCGGCCTCGTAGCCCGGGGCCAGGCAAAGGGGCAGACGCAACTGTTCGCGCAGGATCACCTGCAGCTGCTCCAGATCCTGGAAGAACACGTCGGGGGCCACATCCCGGTGCGCCTTGTAGTTGGCGTCTGCCACATGGCGAAACGTGGGTTCAGCCGTGTCGAAGGCAATCGCCACGCCCGTGGGTTTTAACCCCTTGCAGTTGTCCAGGAGGGCTTTGAGGAAGCCGTAGGTGACGCTGGTGGGCAGTCCATCTTTGGTGGCAAGACCACCCTCACCACCCTTGGTGAAGGCGTAGAAGCTTCGGAAGGCCAGGGAATGGCCGTCCACCAGAAGCAGCAGCGGTCGATCCTTTCCCTCAGATGTCACGGTGTGCTCGGGCAGGGGCAAGAAGGGGCATTGTCGCCGTCAGTCGCGCTTTTTGGCCCAGGGGGGCAGATCGATGAACACCTTGGATCCCGGTTGAACGCCATTGAGAATGGCCGTTTGGCTGCCGCTGCTCGCACCGAGCTCTACCGCTTGAAATTGGGGCTGATCGTTTTTGCCGACGAGCAACACACCCGGCTTGCCGTTCTCGGTCACGATGGCCACCGTGGGCACCAGGGTGCTGATCGCCGTGCGGCCAGTCTGGAAGTCCACATCTGCTGTCATCCCGATCCGCAGTCGGGGAGGTGGGTTGAGGAGATCGAGCTCCACTTCGAAGGAGATGACGTTGTCGAGTTTTTCGGCGCGAGGTGCAATGTCGCGCACCCGTGCGTTGAACCGCTGATCGGGGAATGCATCCACACGCACGATGGCGTCCTGGCCGATCCGGATGCGACCGATATCGCTTTCTGGCACCTTCGCGGCCACTTCGAGCCCCTGGGAGAGCTCAACGATTGAGGAGCTGGTCGCGCCGGCGGTTGCGGAGGCGGTTGTGGTGGGGGTGACGAAGGCGCCGGGCTCGGCATAACGCTGGGTGATTACGCCGCTGAAAGGGGCGCGGATCAGGAGCTCTCCACCCTCCACCTGGCGTTGTTGGATTCGCTCTCGTGCAGCAGCCAGGGCCGCCTTGCTGGAGAGGTAAGCCGCTCGGATGTCGTCCACGTCCGCACGGCTGATGGCACCGCTGGCAAAAAGCGATTGCTGGCGCGCATAATCCGCGGCTTTGGCGTCGTAATCAGCCTTGGCCTGGCGTTCGAGGGCCATTAACTCGTCGAGCCGGTCGCGGTAGTCGCCGCTGTCCATGCGGGCGAGTACTTGGCCTTGTTTGACCGAGTCGCCTTCTTCCACGAAAAGCGCTTCCAGGCGCCCTTGCTGCTTGGGGCTCACATTCACGCGACGTACCGCCTCCAGTTCGCCACTGGCGGTGACCACCCCGGGTAACGAGCCCCGTTCGGCACTCACCGTGTAAGGCGTGAGGTTTCGGGTTCGGTTGCGGCCGGGACCCAGGGTCCAGATGCTGGCGCCACCGGCAATCAGCACCACCCCTGCGATCACGGCAACGGTGCGGCGTCGATGGCGTTGAAGGCCACTGAGTGGGATGAGACGAGGCAAACCCAGCTCCTGAGGTGAGGTGCGGGGCGGGCGGTTGGTGGTGGCCATGCCCCACAGACGCAATTGCGACCAGTCTCGCTGGCTGGCGGTCTTGCTGTGGTCTGCGCGCGTGTTGTTGGGGTGACTGTTCTCTGAACAGCAGTGGTCCGCTGTGGGCCGCAGGTAGATTCCCGCCCATGCTTAAAGCCGGAATCGTCGGGCTGCCCAATGTCGGCAAGTCCACCCTGTTCAACGCGTTGGTCGCCAATGCGCAGGCGCAGGCTGCCAATTTTCCCTTCTGCACGATCGAACCCAACGTGGGCACTGTTGCGGTGCCTGATCCACGCTTGCAGCAACTGTCAGATCTGAGCAGCAGCAAGGAGTTGATTCCCACCCGGATGGAGTTCGTCGACATCGCCGGTTTGGTGAAGGGAGCCAGCCAGGGTGAGGGCCTGGGCAACAAGTTCCTCGCCAACATCCGCGAAGTGGACGCGATTGTGCATGTGGTCCGCTGCTTCGAGGATGACGATGTCATTCATGTATCGGGTTCCGTGGGGCCGGCCAGGGATGCGGAGGTGATCAACCTGGAGTTGGGGCTGGCTGATCTGTCCCAGATCGAGAAGCGCCGCGAACGGCTCAAGAAGCAGATGCGCACCAGTCAAGAGGCGCAGGTGGAAGACGCCGCTCTGGAACGGATCCAAGAGGTGCTCGAGCAGGGGGGAGCCGCACGCAGCGTGCCGCTGAGCGATGAGGAGGCCGCCATGATCAAGCCCCTTGGTCTGCTCACCGCTAAGCCGATTATTTATGCCACCAATGTGAGTGAAGACGACCTTTCCGCGGGGAACAGTTTCTGCGAGGAGGTGGTGGCGTTGGCCCAGCAGGAGGGTGCAGAAACCGTACGCATCTCTGCCCAGGTGGAAGCCGAGCTGATTGAGCTCGGGGATGAGGAGCGCAGCGATTACCTCGAGGGGCTCGGAGTGAGCGAAGGCGGGTTGCAGAGCCTGATCCGGGCCACCTACCGATTGCTGGGTCTGCGCACCTACTTCACGACGGGTGAGAAGGAGACCCGTGCCTGGACCTTCCGTGCGGGCATGACCGCTCCCCAGGCCGCCGGGGTGATCCATACCGATTTCGAGCGGGGCTTCATTCGGGCGCAGACGATTGGCTGGGAGAAGCTGCTGGAGGCCGGTTCGCTGGCTGAAGCCCGCAACAAGGGCTGGCTACGGAGTGAAGGGAAGGACTATGTGGTGGCGGAAGGGGATGTGATGGAGTTTCTCTTTAATGTTTGAACCCCTAGCGCTTCACCGGGTCTCCCTGCCGATTGCCTCATAGGGCGTCGATCGCCTGCATCGCCGGCACGAAATCTTTGCTGTTCTGATCAAAGTCATCGCAGCTTTTGTTCATGGCGTCGGTGGTGAGGGCCACCACGCGCAGAGCCTGAGGGGAGCGGAGCCAGTCGGCCTGTGACTGCCAACCGTTGTTGGCGATGCCGCTGCTGATGATGCGCTGGGCGCGTTCGGCGCTGTAGCCGGCATGGCGCTCCTTGCAACCCGCATAGGCGGCCAGGCCTACCAGGGCTTTCCGGATCTCCTGGGGACTCTCGCCAGCAAAGATTGCGGACGGAAGTGGGGCGGCCAGCGTCAGGCTGAGGCCTGCGGCGCTGAGCAGCCCCTGGCAGCGTCGAATGGCCATGACGTGCGTCCTCATTGAGACAAGACTGGCGGAACTGTATGGAGCCCTGTGGCTCATTGGGCATGTCTGTTGACGCGATCGGTTATCTGGCGGCGCTGCTCACCACCTTCAGTTTTTTTCCGCAGGCGCTCAAAACCTTGCGCAGTAATGACACTCGCTCGATCTCTCTGTCGATGTACGGCCTGTTCACCCTTGGGCTGGCCACCTGGGCGCTCTTCGGGCTGCTGACGGGCAATGGGCCGGTGATCGCTGCCAATTTGGTCACCCTGGTGCCAGCGGTCTTTGTGCTGCAAGCCAAGTTGCGCCATCGCCTTCAGCGTGGCTCGTCGCCCTCGGTGATTCAGTAGACGGCGCTGAAGGGCTCTCCCTCAGCAATTCGGAGGCCTAAGTCTTCACGCCATTGCTGAAGGGGTTTGTCCCAGCCTTCCTCCCATTTCTGGGTCACCAGAGGGGCTGCCTCGAGGCCGATGCGGCTGCCATGGGCGATCGCCCTGCTGATGCTTTCCAGCTCTTTGGGCTGGAGGCGGAAGGCTCGGAAGCCCGAAAGCAGGTTGAGAAGCACGAAGGCCGGGAAGCCGATCTGGGTGGCGGTGATCGCCAGAACCCCGGATTCGCCTGCAGCTTCCGTGTTGAAACCTGCCACCACGTGATGCAGATCGTGGGTGGTCGCGATCCGCTGGGTCAGCCAGAGCGCTTCTGTGCTCGTGTCCCGCGGTCGGAAGAACTCCGGGTCGTAGTTGAGCCGCCGGATCATGCCGGCATAGGCGCGGCCAAGACTGCCTTCCGGCAACCGCTCCAGGGCGTCCACGTCCGGCTGGAAGGGTGGGTAGCGCTGTTCGAGGAGTTCGCGACCGCCCGGCAGGGCCCTGAAGCGTTCGATGCAGAGCTCCATCGCTTGGCTGTCGATGAAGTTGTCGACCAGATCAGCGACGCTGTCCAGCCCCCCATCCGTCCGGGCCAGCTCCCGAAGGATGGTCATGTTGCGCACGGAGCGCAGCAGTTCCCGGGCTTTGCTCATCGGTCTCCAGGGGCAGAGGAATCGCCGCCAGACCCGCTGTATAGCGAGGCCTGACGCTCTTGAGCAGCGGGGTGCTGCAGACGCAGATCAGGGCCATGAGGAGCCAGAGCACCAGGCCGTGCCCCTGGGAGTCGAGCAGGGTGCCGGCGATGAGAGGGGCACCGGTGGCGCTGATCGCGAAGCACTGGGAGAAGAGGGCCATCGCCAGGCCGCGATGCTGCAATGGCGTTTCTTCAACCATTGCTTCGGCCGCTGTCGGCAGAAAGGCTGCTTCACCGAAGGCGACGGGAAGCACCGCCAGGGGGATCAGGCTGACGCCACCGCTCCATAGCGCGGAGCCAGCCAGCAGTAAGCAGCCCACCGCAAAGCTCACGAGGCCAAGGCCCAGCCCGAAACGGAGGCTGCGGCGCGCCACCCAGTTGCCGACCGGCCACTGCAGCACCACCAGCAGGCTCAGCTGAAGGGCAATCAATCCGCCGCTCCAGGCTTCGCTCAGGGCGGGGCGCTCCAGACCACCGCGCACCAGGTCGAGGGGCAGAGCGCTTTGCATCAGGGCGATCATGCCTGTGGCCACGATGCTCAAGGCCAGCACCGGCAGCAGGGGCAGAAGCCAGCGTCCACCGGCGCTGGCGGCCGGCTCCTTGAGGAGAGGCCTCTCAGTGCCCTGGGGATGCAGCAGGGCATCACGACCATCGGGGAGAGGTCTCCAGGCCAGCAGGGTCAGCATCGCCAGCACCGCGGCCGCTTCCACCAGAAACACACCTCGGATCAGGCCCAGGCCGGCAAGCACTGCTCCCGTCAGGGCACCCATCGCAACCCCAAGGGCGTCAGCACTGCGGGCCAGGGCGTAGCCCCGGCTGGAGGGGAAGGAGCCTGTGCTGAGTGGGACGGCCAGTTCGATCGCTGGGAAGTAGAACCCCGCGGCAACGCCGATTAACAGCTGGCCACTCACGTAGCCCTCAAATCCGTGGGCCTGCAGCAGTACCAGATCGGCGATCAGGGCCAGCAATGCTGCGGCCCTCACCGGCCAGGAGCAGCTCAGCCCGCGGTCGAGCATGAGTCCGCTGAGGAGTCTGGCCACGGTTCCGATCAGGGCGGAAGCCGCAAGCCCCTGTCCCACCTGGCTGGCCGAGAGGTCCACCTGGTGAAAAATGATCGGTGTCATGTAGATCACGCCACCAGCCCCGAGCGAGGCGATCCAGCGAATCACTGCCAGTTCCTGCAGTGCTGCGGGAAACTGGTGCCACCAGTTCAAGGGCCTTGGCCTTGCGACGACGCTCAACAGGACGATTTCCTCAACAGTGGTTGGGCGTTGGACTGCTGGCCAGTCTGCTGCTTTCCCCGACGTTCCTGCGTCCGCTACGCGCCGCGGAGCAGCTGCAAGTGCAGCTCGACGGTATGTCGATACCCTTTCAGATCACTGATCTGGTGGCCTGGGTGCGGGCTAACGGGCGCAGTACGAGTGAACTGGCGATCTGGCTGAACCTGCTGGAACCTGAGAGCCGTGAAGGCGTTCTGGCCCTGCTGAAGGCCCCCTTGATCAATGACCGGAGCATGGCCCGTCAGATGCTCGGCAGTTGGGCCGGCCGTCGCCTGCTCGATGAAGTGGCCGACATCGTCCGTGTTGATGAAGACAGCCAGGGCATCACTGTCCTGACGACTCTGGAGATGCTCCTGGAGCGTCAGGAGCAGGTCAGCAGTCTTGATCTGCTTGAGGCGCTGCCCGCCGAGCGGGTGCAGCTTGACCTCGATGCTCTGCTGCAGGTGGCCAGCCAGTGGCGTCAGCAGCTGGAGCGTCAGCAGCAGCTCGTCCGACGTCTCTCCAGCGAGTCTGTGGAGCAGGCCGAAGAGCGAGTTAGCGACGTCGGAACCATTGACGGGGGCAGTGCCCTGGCGGCTGGCCAGGCTCCCGATCCCGAACTCCAGCTGCTCACGGTGCCCCACCGCTCCCGTCCGCTCAGGTTGCAGATCTGGCCTGCCAGTCCTGGTGCGCCCCAACGACAGTCCTGGTTGGTGTGGATGCCGGGGTTGGGTGGCAGCCCTGACCATTTCCGTTGGCTCGGCCGTGATCTCAGTGCCCGTGGCTGGCCGGTGCTGGTGCTGGAGCATCCCGGCAGCGACGCCGACGCCGTGCAGGCGCTGCTCGATGGCCGTCGTTCTCCACCGGGCGCTGAGGTGTTGCCGGATCGGCTCCGGGACCTCGAGGCCGTGCTCATGGCACGCCGGGAGGGGAGCCTTCAGTTGCCCGGTCAGCAGTTGGTCCTCGGTGGTCACTCCCTTGGTGCCCTCACCGCCCTGCTGGCTGCCGGGGCGCAACCCCAGCCAGGGTTGCAGCGTCGTTGTGCCGTGGCCCTGGATGGTTTGCCCCTTGGCAATCTTTCCCGTTTGCTCCAGTGCCAAGTGGAGGATGTGCGTCTCCCCCAGCTGACCCCTCCCAGGGAGCTGGTGGGGGTGATCGGCATGAACAGTTTCGGGAGTCTGCTCTGGCCCCGGGATCGCCCCATTGATGTGGCGGTGCCTGTGCTTTTGACCGGGGGCACCCTCGATCTGATTACCCCTCCCCAGAGCGAGCAGCTGGGGTTGATGCTCGCCGTGTCTCCCCACCCCGCCAGTCGCGCTGCGCTCGTGC
Proteins encoded:
- a CDS encoding efflux RND transporter periplasmic adaptor subunit, which produces MATTNRPPRTSPQELGLPRLIPLSGLQRHRRRTVAVIAGVVLIAGGASIWTLGPGRNRTRNLTPYTVSAERGSLPGVVTASGELEAVRRVNVSPKQQGRLEALFVEEGDSVKQGQVLARMDSGDYRDRLDELMALERQAKADYDAKAADYARQQSLFASGAISRADVDDIRAAYLSSKAALAAARERIQQRQVEGGELLIRAPFSGVITQRYAEPGAFVTPTTTASATAGATSSSIVELSQGLEVAAKVPESDIGRIRIGQDAIVRVDAFPDQRFNARVRDIAPRAEKLDNVISFEVELDLLNPPPRLRIGMTADVDFQTGRTAISTLVPTVAIVTENGKPGVLLVGKNDQPQFQAVELGASSGSQTAILNGVQPGSKVFIDLPPWAKKRD
- a CDS encoding alpha/beta hydrolase, with the protein product MGVGLLASLLLSPTFLRPLRAAEQLQVQLDGMSIPFQITDLVAWVRANGRSTSELAIWLNLLEPESREGVLALLKAPLINDRSMARQMLGSWAGRRLLDEVADIVRVDEDSQGITVLTTLEMLLERQEQVSSLDLLEALPAERVQLDLDALLQVASQWRQQLERQQQLVRRLSSESVEQAEERVSDVGTIDGGSALAAGQAPDPELQLLTVPHRSRPLRLQIWPASPGAPQRQSWLVWMPGLGGSPDHFRWLGRDLSARGWPVLVLEHPGSDADAVQALLDGRRSPPGAEVLPDRLRDLEAVLMARREGSLQLPGQQLVLGGHSLGALTALLAAGAQPQPGLQRRCAVALDGLPLGNLSRLLQCQVEDVRLPQLTPPRELVGVIGMNSFGSLLWPRDRPIDVAVPVLLTGGTLDLITPPQSEQLGLMLAVSPHPASRAALVQGASHFSPVRVEGQAGGGRGEDLFQLGEELVGVQPLQVQALLEAEIISFLDQLEGPALPSAPPAETRVLHRRIGELHLHRLDRGGAARLLAQ
- the cysS gene encoding cysteine--tRNA ligase, whose translation is MPLRFTNTLTRRTETFQPLREDQVSIYCCGVTVYDLCHLGHARSYINWDVLRRYLIWRGYAVTFVQNFTDIDDKILKRAAEENSSMDAVSERNIAAFHTDMDALGILRPDRMPRATRCLDGIRAFISELEAKGAAYSADGDVYFAVMKHAGYGKLSGRDLSEQQTNADGRVADAEEARKQHPFDFALWKGAKTDEPSFPSPWGEGRPGWHIECSAMVREELGETIDIHLGGADLVFPHHENEIAQSEAATGKELAQVWLHNGMVNVGGEKMSKSLGNFTTIRALLESGISAMTLRLFVLQAHYRKPLDFTAEALEAATTGWKGLNAALGLGEHHASSLGWREPAPLPEGAITIEQIPGQMTFSDEPLLGARQRFIDAMDDDLNSSGALAVLFDLARPLRGLANRLDRGDIPEQTDDEQPLLEQRWLLLRELAGVLGLRSEASGLEPEDAESCDPSAIEAAIAARQAAKQAKDFAEADRIRAELTGQGIELIDKPGGVTEWRRC
- the polA gene encoding DNA polymerase I, with protein sequence MTSEGKDRPLLLLVDGHSLAFRSFYAFTKGGEGGLATKDGLPTSVTYGFLKALLDNCKGLKPTGVAIAFDTAEPTFRHVADANYKAHRDVAPDVFFQDLEQLQVILREQLRLPLCLAPGYEADDVLGTLANRAAGDGWRVRILSGDRDLFQLVDDQRDIAVLYMGGGPYAKNSGPTLIDEAGVEAKLGVHPTSVVDLKALTGDSSDNIPGVKGVGPKTAINLLKENGDLDGVYRVLEEVEAEGAKASRGAIKGALKGKLSADRDNAYLSRKLAEILVDIPLPEDPELDLGTVDAETLTTRLKELELNSLVRQVPTFVATFSSGGLTANGHLLETTEHSSKPSVNSSPPVDTVPDSNTAAAVDGASLPALAPQLITSPAQLSALIERLMACRTPEAPVALDTETSDLNPFKAQLVGIGVCWGAELSDLAYIPVGHTPPTEPGLDIDNSLDIANSPESSKSLQQLPLETVLEQLAPWLASPEHPKALQNAKYDRLILLRHGLPLGGVVMDTLLADYLRDAAAKHGLDAMAERDYGFRPTLFSDLVGKAKEGKASCFADVPVDQAALYCGMDVHLTRRLAIDLRHSLEVMGPQLTELLERVELPLEPVLALMEATGIRIDTPYLAELSSEMGQTLERLEAEAKQAAGVDFNLASPKQLGELLFETLGLDRKKSRRTKTGFSTDAAVLEKLEADHPVVPLVLEHRMLSKLKSTYVDALPQLVEAETARVHTDFNQAVTATGRLSSSNPNLQNIPVRTEFSRRIRKAFLPQEGWKLLSADYSQIELRILTHLSGEEVLQQAYRDGDDVHALTARVLLDKPEVSSDERRLGKTINFGVIYGMGAQRFARETGVNQAEAKEFLSKYRHRYPKVFAFLELQERLALSRGYVETILGRRRPFHFDRNGLGRLLGKDPLDIDLDVARRGGMEAQQLRAAANAPIQGSSADIIKLAMIQLQTALDQQGLPARLLLQVHDELVLEVDPSALDSVRTLVVQTMENALQLSVPLLVETGVGANWMEAK
- a CDS encoding SemiSWEET family sugar transporter; this encodes MSVDAIGYLAALLTTFSFFPQALKTLRSNDTRSISLSMYGLFTLGLATWALFGLLTGNGPVIAANLVTLVPAVFVLQAKLRHRLQRGSSPSVIQ
- a CDS encoding MFS transporter; protein product: MTPIIFHQVDLSASQVGQGLAASALIGTVARLLSGLMLDRGLSCSWPVRAAALLALIADLVLLQAHGFEGYVSGQLLIGVAAGFYFPAIELAVPLSTGSFPSSRGYALARSADALGVAMGALTGAVLAGLGLIRGVFLVEAAAVLAMLTLLAWRPLPDGRDALLHPQGTERPLLKEPAASAGGRWLLPLLPVLALSIVATGMIALMQSALPLDLVRGGLERPALSEAWSGGLIALQLSLLVVLQWPVGNWVARRSLRFGLGLGLVSFAVGCLLLAGSALWSGGVSLIPLAVLPVAFGEAAFLPTAAEAMVEETPLQHRGLAMALFSQCFAISATGAPLIAGTLLDSQGHGLVLWLLMALICVCSTPLLKSVRPRYTAGLAAIPLPLETDEQSPGTAALRAQHDHPSGAGPDGWGAGQRR
- a CDS encoding Coq4 family protein; amino-acid sequence: MTILRELARTDGGLDSVADLVDNFIDSQAMELCIERFRALPGGRELLEQRYPPFQPDVDALERLPEGSLGRAYAGMIRRLNYDPEFFRPRDTSTEALWLTQRIATTHDLHHVVAGFNTEAAGESGVLAITATQIGFPAFVLLNLLSGFRAFRLQPKELESISRAIAHGSRIGLEAAPLVTQKWEEGWDKPLQQWREDLGLRIAEGEPFSAVY
- the ychF gene encoding redox-regulated ATPase YchF, yielding MLKAGIVGLPNVGKSTLFNALVANAQAQAANFPFCTIEPNVGTVAVPDPRLQQLSDLSSSKELIPTRMEFVDIAGLVKGASQGEGLGNKFLANIREVDAIVHVVRCFEDDDVIHVSGSVGPARDAEVINLELGLADLSQIEKRRERLKKQMRTSQEAQVEDAALERIQEVLEQGGAARSVPLSDEEAAMIKPLGLLTAKPIIYATNVSEDDLSAGNSFCEEVVALAQQEGAETVRISAQVEAELIELGDEERSDYLEGLGVSEGGLQSLIRATYRLLGLRTYFTTGEKETRAWTFRAGMTAPQAAGVIHTDFERGFIRAQTIGWEKLLEAGSLAEARNKGWLRSEGKDYVVAEGDVMEFLFNV